In one Deinococcus aestuarii genomic region, the following are encoded:
- a CDS encoding PrsW family intramembrane metalloprotease — translation MSVVLPLAASVLLTFAWLWFFVRRDRHPEPPWLLARTFAWGMVAWAVSAAFEGSFQRLDAALLALLLAAVVEEVTKFLAASTATTERAFDEPMDGLVYAVTAALGFALLENVTYTLGFGTPAATWHALLTTLAHALFSAPQGYALGGRHLRGGRWWRSRGLLLSITLHVVFNGLVTGRAGWPQLAVLGAVVVLMAVLASRYYLHFEEHARSNPQPRSR, via the coding sequence GTGTCGGTCGTCCTCCCGCTCGCCGCGTCGGTGCTGCTGACCTTTGCGTGGCTGTGGTTCTTTGTGCGGCGCGACCGCCACCCCGAGCCGCCCTGGCTGCTCGCGCGCACCTTCGCATGGGGCATGGTGGCGTGGGCCGTCTCCGCCGCCTTCGAGGGCAGCTTTCAGCGGTTGGACGCGGCGCTCCTCGCCTTGCTCCTGGCGGCGGTGGTCGAGGAGGTCACCAAGTTCCTGGCGGCGAGCACGGCGACCACCGAGCGCGCCTTCGACGAGCCGATGGACGGGCTGGTCTATGCGGTCACCGCCGCCCTGGGCTTCGCCCTGCTGGAAAACGTCACCTATACCCTGGGGTTCGGCACCCCCGCCGCCACCTGGCACGCCCTCCTCACCACCCTGGCCCATGCGCTGTTCAGTGCCCCGCAGGGGTACGCCCTCGGGGGCCGGCACCTGCGGGGCGGGCGCTGGTGGCGCTCACGCGGCCTGCTCCTGAGCATCACGCTGCACGTCGTGTTCAACGGGCTCGTGACCGGCCGGGCGGGCTGGCCCCAGCTTGCCGTGCTGGGCGCCGTCGTGGTGCTGATGGCCGTGCTGGCAAGCCGGTACTACCTCCACTTCGAGGAGCACGCCCGCAGCAACCCGCAGCCGCGCTCCCGCTGA
- a CDS encoding type I phosphomannose isomerase catalytic subunit, with amino-acid sequence MTSPTAAPLVLQARLSERVWGGRRLAPEAGAPVGEAWVVYEGNVVEGGPHAGRTLGEVSAEHPGEMLGTRAQGTRFPLLIKLLDCAEWLSVQVHPDDGQARDLAGEGHLGKTEAWHLLDAEPGAELIAGVRPGTGADELRAAILEGRVMDHAHRQPVSAGDTVLMPAGTLHALGPGLFLYEVQQTSDLTYRVYDWDRPPSAGRALHLRESALVTTNAQAAVERSHPPRAGEAQELTRCDYFVLERLAGGEAVMGDTRGESFHAVTVLSGEARLTWQGEDVTLGALDSVVLPAALGPYRLEGEFAALRSRLP; translated from the coding sequence ATGACCTCTCCCACCGCCGCACCCCTCGTCCTCCAGGCTCGGCTCTCGGAACGTGTGTGGGGGGGCAGGCGGCTTGCTCCGGAGGCCGGGGCGCCCGTCGGCGAGGCGTGGGTGGTCTACGAGGGCAACGTGGTCGAGGGGGGACCGCACGCCGGGCGCACGCTCGGGGAGGTGAGTGCCGAGCATCCGGGCGAGATGCTCGGGACCCGCGCGCAGGGCACCCGCTTTCCGCTGCTGATCAAGCTGCTCGACTGCGCCGAGTGGCTGAGCGTGCAGGTCCACCCGGACGACGGGCAGGCGCGCGACCTGGCGGGCGAGGGCCACCTCGGCAAGACCGAGGCGTGGCACCTCCTGGACGCGGAGCCGGGGGCGGAACTCATCGCGGGGGTGCGGCCGGGCACCGGGGCCGACGAATTGCGCGCCGCCATTCTGGAGGGCCGGGTGATGGACCACGCCCACCGCCAGCCCGTCTCGGCGGGGGACACGGTCCTGATGCCTGCCGGGACGCTGCACGCGCTCGGGCCGGGACTCTTTCTGTACGAGGTGCAGCAGACCTCGGACCTGACCTACCGCGTCTACGACTGGGACCGCCCCCCGAGCGCGGGCCGCGCCCTGCACCTGCGCGAGAGCGCCCTGGTGACGACGAACGCCCAGGCCGCCGTGGAGCGCAGCCACCCGCCCCGGGCCGGGGAGGCGCAGGAACTCACCCGCTGCGATTATTTCGTCCTCGAACGTCTGGCGGGGGGGGAGGCGGTGATGGGCGACACGCGCGGCGAGAGCTTCCACGCCGTCACCGTGCTGTCCGGGGAGGCGCGGCTGACGTGGCAGGGTGAGGACGTGACCCTGGGGGCGCTCGACTCCGTGGTGCTCCCGGCCGCTCTCGGGCCCTACCGCCTGGAGGGCGAGTTCGCGGCCCTGCGCTCCCGGCTGCCCTGA
- a CDS encoding HesB/IscA family protein, whose product MTATLNPNLQDGAPARPLTISEFGAQKALAILSQSGKEQAGVRVFIKSGGCSGYQYGMAIDDRELEGDTVVVDRGVKLVVDRMSLPLLLGSEVDFVENMMGGGFTVHNPNATSSCGCGHSFRTDGSQSPDGAGSGGCGSH is encoded by the coding sequence ATGACGGCGACCCTGAACCCCAACCTCCAAGACGGTGCGCCCGCCCGTCCTCTCACCATCAGTGAATTCGGCGCCCAGAAGGCGCTGGCGATCCTCTCCCAGAGCGGCAAGGAACAGGCCGGAGTCCGCGTGTTCATCAAGAGTGGCGGATGCAGCGGCTACCAGTACGGCATGGCGATTGACGACCGCGAGCTCGAAGGCGACACCGTGGTCGTCGACCGTGGGGTGAAGCTCGTGGTGGACCGCATGAGCCTGCCCCTCCTGCTGGGCAGCGAGGTGGACTTCGTGGAGAACATGATGGGCGGCGGCTTCACCGTCCACAATCCCAACGCCACCAGCTCCTGCGGCTGCGGCCACTCCTTCCGCACCGACGGCTCGCAGTCCCCCGACGGGGCGGGCAGCGGTGGCTGCGGCAGCCACTGA
- the moaD gene encoding molybdopterin converting factor subunit 1 — protein sequence MQVKVVFFARLRRESGLATTSAEVPGGATVRDLATLVEARHGLSLRGCMVAVNETYATPDQTLLPGDEVAFLPPVAGGSEDGVRCEVVTSPLSLAEADSFLVRPEHGAQAYFVGTVRSPNRGKQVEFIEYEGYTPMAEKVMREAAAEARRRHGELRMVIQHRLGKLLPGEASILIGVASPHRRAALEACDFLIEHLKVHLPVWKHEADEEGEHWVDGRAGHPTL from the coding sequence ATGCAGGTCAAGGTGGTGTTTTTCGCGCGCCTGAGGCGTGAATCGGGGCTGGCAACAACGAGCGCGGAGGTCCCGGGCGGCGCGACGGTGCGCGACCTGGCGACCCTGGTCGAGGCGCGGCATGGCCTCAGCCTGCGCGGCTGCATGGTGGCGGTCAACGAGACGTACGCCACACCGGACCAGACGTTGTTGCCCGGGGACGAGGTGGCCTTCCTTCCCCCGGTGGCGGGAGGTTCCGAGGACGGGGTTCGGTGTGAGGTGGTGACCTCTCCCCTGTCGCTTGCCGAGGCCGACAGCTTTCTGGTTCGGCCGGAGCACGGGGCGCAGGCGTACTTCGTGGGCACCGTCCGCTCGCCCAACCGGGGCAAGCAGGTGGAATTCATCGAGTATGAGGGGTACACCCCGATGGCCGAGAAGGTGATGCGTGAGGCCGCCGCCGAGGCACGCAGGCGGCATGGCGAACTGCGCATGGTCATCCAGCACCGCCTGGGCAAGCTCCTGCCCGGCGAGGCGAGCATCCTGATCGGCGTGGCGAGCCCGCACCGACGCGCCGCCCTGGAGGCGTGCGACTTCCTGATCGAGCATCTCAAGGTCCACCTCCCCGTCTGGAAGCACGAGGCGGACGAGGAGGGCGAGCACTGGGTGGACGGGCGGGCCGGGCATCCCACGCTCTGA
- a CDS encoding crossover junction endodeoxyribonuclease RuvC encodes MIVLGVDPGLANLGLGLVEGDVRKARHLHHICLTTESAWVMPRRLQYLHSEVSRLLAEYRPDAVAIEDQILRRQADVAFKVGQAFGVVQLACAQAGVPVHAYGPMQVKRSLVGTGRADKEQVIYMVKASLGLGELFNNHAADALALALTHLAHQSVVSASAARLVRS; translated from the coding sequence ATGATCGTGCTCGGCGTGGACCCCGGCCTGGCGAACCTCGGCCTGGGACTGGTGGAGGGGGACGTGCGCAAGGCCCGCCACCTCCACCACATCTGCCTGACCACCGAGAGCGCCTGGGTGATGCCGCGCCGCCTCCAGTACCTCCATTCGGAGGTCTCCCGCCTCCTCGCCGAGTACCGGCCCGACGCCGTGGCCATCGAGGACCAGATCCTGCGCCGCCAGGCCGACGTGGCCTTCAAGGTCGGGCAGGCCTTCGGGGTGGTGCAGCTCGCGTGCGCGCAGGCGGGGGTGCCCGTCCATGCCTACGGCCCCATGCAGGTCAAACGCTCGCTGGTGGGCACGGGCCGCGCCGACAAGGAGCAGGTGATCTACATGGTCAAGGCGTCCCTGGGCCTCGGCGAGCTGTTCAACAACCACGCCGCCGACGCGCTCGCCCTGGCCCTGACCCACCTCGCCCACCAGTCCGTGGTCTCCGCCTCTGCCGCCCGACTCGTGCGCAGCTAG
- a CDS encoding DdrH: MTNPYAEWFEQLRAEYGEQLGAMPLPEGLPEHLRTLIRAGDEDAIQFMIKLAWQFGAQVGYAAGSKHEDARSVVSRPNRVQA; encoded by the coding sequence ATGACCAACCCCTACGCCGAGTGGTTCGAACAGCTCCGCGCGGAGTACGGTGAGCAGCTCGGGGCCATGCCGCTGCCCGAGGGCCTGCCCGAGCATCTGCGGACCCTGATCCGGGCGGGTGACGAGGACGCCATCCAGTTTATGATCAAGCTCGCGTGGCAGTTCGGCGCCCAGGTCGGCTACGCGGCGGGCTCCAAGCACGAGGACGCCCGCAGCGTGGTGAGCCGCCCGAACCGCGTGCAGGCCTGA